A single window of Apodemus sylvaticus chromosome 4, mApoSyl1.1, whole genome shotgun sequence DNA harbors:
- the Fabp12 gene encoding LOW QUALITY PROTEIN: fatty acid-binding protein 12 (The sequence of the model RefSeq protein was modified relative to this genomic sequence to represent the inferred CDS: deleted 1 base in 1 codon; substituted 2 bases at 2 genomic stop codons): protein MVDQLQGTWKSVSCENFENNMKELGVGRASRKLGCLAKPTVTISTDGDLITIKTKSIFKNKDISFKLGEEFEEITPGGRESKSTVILDNDSXVQVHDWDGKEATIHRRLVDGKMVVESAMNNVTCTXTYQRV, encoded by the exons ATGGTGGACCAGCTTCAAGGAACATGGAAATCTGTTTCTTGTGAAAATTTTGAAAACAACATGAAGGAATTGG GAGTGGGAAGAGCCAGCCGGAAACTGGGCTGTCTGGCAAAGCCCACCGTGACCATCAGCACAGATGGGGATCTGATCACCATCAAAACcaaaagcatctttaaaaacaaggatatttCCTTCaagctgggagaggagtttgaggaAATCACACCAGGTGGCCGAGAAAGCAAG AGCACAGTAATCTTAGATAACGACTCCTAGGTTCAAGTCCACGACTGGGATGGCAAGGAAGCCACAATC CACAGGAGGCTGGTGGACGGGAAAATGGTGGTG GAAAGCGCAATGAATAACGTCACCTGTACCTGAACATACCAGAGAGTTTAG